From Desulfuromonas soudanensis, the proteins below share one genomic window:
- a CDS encoding ABC transporter permease yields the protein MGFLFESFQHAISLILSFDREVFDTVWTSLYTSTVAILLAAAVGVPFGTFLGLGRFPGKRAALTLLNTLMALPTVVVGLVLFGLFSRQGPLGSWGFLFTPMAMIAGQMVLATPIVANYTVAAVAGADPRIMTTALTLGASRLRAMRQLLVETRFGIVAAIVAGFGRVIAEVGVAMMLGGNIRGYTRTMTTAIALETSKGEFAFGLALGIVLLAVALVVNLFLNLLQQR from the coding sequence TTGGGATTTCTCTTCGAATCATTCCAGCACGCTATTTCCCTGATCCTCTCCTTCGACCGGGAGGTGTTCGATACCGTCTGGACCTCCCTCTACACCTCGACGGTGGCCATTCTCCTGGCGGCCGCCGTCGGGGTCCCATTCGGGACGTTTCTCGGCCTCGGGCGCTTTCCCGGGAAGCGGGCGGCCCTGACCCTCCTCAACACCCTCATGGCCCTGCCGACGGTGGTGGTCGGTCTGGTCCTTTTCGGTTTATTCAGCCGCCAGGGACCGCTGGGAAGCTGGGGCTTCCTTTTCACGCCCATGGCAATGATCGCCGGCCAGATGGTGCTGGCGACCCCCATTGTCGCCAACTACACGGTGGCGGCAGTCGCCGGCGCCGACCCCCGCATCATGACCACCGCCCTGACTCTCGGCGCAAGCCGCCTGCGAGCCATGCGGCAACTCCTTGTCGAGACCCGGTTCGGCATCGTCGCCGCCATCGTCGCCGGTTTCGGCCGGGTCATCGCCGAGGTCGGCGTGGCGATGATGCTCGGCGGCAACATCCGGGGGTATACGCGCACCATGACCACCGCCATCGCCCTGGAGACGAGCAAGGGCGAATTCGCCTTCGGCCTGGCTCTGGGAATCGTCCTGTTGGCGGTGGCCCTGGTCGTCAATCTCTTTTTGAATCTCCTTCAGCAGCGGTAG
- a CDS encoding energy-coupling factor ABC transporter ATP-binding protein, translated as MEPILSIHNLEYRRGDFTLAVEEQTFLKGRIYCLTGPNGAGKSTLLHLLALLLEPDRGEILFEGTVLEGSAQRQRLRQRITLVEQAPYLFDTTVYDNLAFGLRLRDVGSDLQRRRIARALQTVGLDGFESRRARTLSGGEIRRVALARAMVLRPGVLLLDEPTDGLDRRILPLFEGCLTALSAKGVTVIVATHDADQPGRLGGEILRLDGGRPASPAGGGVPALANEPTEKSS; from the coding sequence ATGGAACCGATCCTCTCCATCCACAATCTGGAGTACCGCCGGGGCGACTTCACCCTGGCCGTCGAAGAACAGACCTTCCTGAAGGGGAGGATCTATTGCCTCACCGGCCCCAACGGCGCGGGGAAAAGCACCCTCCTCCATCTTCTTGCCCTCCTCCTGGAGCCCGACCGGGGCGAGATCCTATTCGAAGGGACCGTGCTCGAGGGGTCTGCCCAGCGGCAACGGCTGCGGCAACGGATCACCCTGGTCGAGCAGGCTCCGTATTTGTTCGACACCACGGTTTACGACAACCTCGCCTTCGGTCTGCGCCTGCGGGATGTCGGCAGCGACCTGCAGCGCCGCCGCATCGCCCGGGCCCTGCAGACGGTGGGGCTCGACGGTTTCGAAAGCCGCCGGGCTCGCACCCTCTCCGGCGGCGAAATCCGCAGGGTGGCCCTGGCCCGGGCGATGGTCCTGCGACCCGGCGTGCTCCTCCTCGACGAGCCGACCGACGGCCTCGACCGCCGGATTCTTCCCCTCTTCGAAGGGTGCCTGACCGCTCTCTCCGCCAAAGGGGTCACGGTCATCGTCGCCACCCACGATGCCGATCAGCCAGGGCGCCTCGGCGGAGAAATCCTGCGCCTCGACGGCGGACGACCGGCATCACCGGCCGGGGGAGGCGTCCCGGCACTCGCGAACGAACCAACGGAGAAGTCCTCATGA
- a CDS encoding TOBE domain-containing protein — protein MKLSARNILKGKVKKIVVGAVNSEVFLELPGGVVVTSIVTKDAVESLGLKEGKEAYAVIKASSVMLAVDH, from the coding sequence ATGAAACTGAGCGCACGCAATATTCTCAAGGGCAAGGTGAAGAAAATCGTCGTCGGCGCTGTCAATTCGGAGGTTTTCCTCGAACTCCCCGGCGGCGTCGTTGTCACCTCCATCGTCACCAAGGACGCGGTGGAGAGTCTGGGCCTCAAGGAAGGGAAGGAGGCCTACGCCGTGATCAAGGCCTCCAGCGTCATGCTGGCCGTCGATCATTAG
- a CDS encoding substrate-binding domain-containing protein yields the protein MKRFRILLAAVLASLLFCGVATAAEHLRLATTTSTENSGLLAVLLPPFEKANDCKVDVIAVGTGKAIKLGETGDVDVILVHARAREEKFVAEGYGVNRRDVMYNDFVILGPAEDPAGIKGLADGAEALKKIAAAQATFVSRGDDSGTHTKEKSLWKKVDITPEGQWYLEAGRGMGEVITMATERRGYTLADRGTFIAYKSKTDLQVLTEGDKALFNPYGVIPVNPKKHPHVKIDLAEAFVAYLTGAEGQSIIANYRKNGEPLFFLYK from the coding sequence ATGAAAAGGTTCCGTATACTTCTTGCTGCCGTACTCGCCTCCCTTCTCTTTTGCGGCGTGGCGACCGCCGCCGAGCACCTGCGCCTGGCCACCACCACCTCCACGGAAAACTCCGGGCTCCTCGCCGTCCTCCTCCCCCCCTTCGAAAAGGCCAATGACTGCAAGGTGGACGTCATCGCCGTCGGCACCGGCAAGGCGATCAAGCTCGGTGAAACCGGCGACGTCGACGTCATTCTGGTGCACGCCCGCGCCCGGGAGGAAAAGTTTGTCGCCGAAGGATACGGCGTGAACCGCCGCGACGTCATGTACAACGACTTCGTGATTCTCGGCCCGGCAGAAGACCCGGCCGGCATCAAGGGGCTGGCCGATGGCGCCGAGGCGCTGAAAAAGATCGCCGCCGCCCAGGCAACTTTCGTCTCCCGCGGCGACGACTCGGGGACCCACACCAAGGAAAAAAGCCTGTGGAAAAAAGTCGACATTACCCCGGAAGGCCAATGGTATCTCGAAGCCGGTCGCGGCATGGGGGAGGTTATCACCATGGCCACGGAGCGGCGCGGCTACACCCTCGCCGACCGCGGGACCTTCATCGCCTACAAGAGCAAGACCGACCTTCAGGTTCTGACGGAGGGGGACAAGGCCCTCTTCAACCCCTACGGCGTCATCCCCGTCAATCCGAAAAAACACCCCCATGTCAAGATTGACCTGGCCGAAGCCTTCGTCGCATACCTCACCGGAGCCGAAGGGCAGTCGATCATCGCCAATTACCGGAAGAACGGCGAGCCGCTTTTTTTCCTCTACAAATAA
- a CDS encoding porin, protein MRKKIFLSMALLTVSVGLTAQGEAKSIEEILKEKGVITVEEYQEAVTQKPDVAYVPGKGFTAATADGKYKLHIGGYAQLLYKYTDVDSNAADDKSDFNIRRFKLQIAGNVVSKDFGYKFQGDMKNGFTTEDAFINYKFAAPLTVQVGQFKPAQARQELTSAAKQLFPERSLANDTFNLGRDLGVQAAGSFAGKIVEYRLGLFNGNGPNTANPDDRHMVTGRLDLNPLGAYAMDEAGWTSDKPLLNIGGSFAWNKIGGGDVGSGFSKDNDVMDVALNLDDAATAAAFTANYGSDLTWLLWTANVNAAWMGATLAGEYYALNADPSLGSDWDADGYYVQAGYQVIPQTLELAARYSAVESTDTQASAKFDKAETQFGVNYYFAKHAAKVQADYTLVSDDWNADKDDNIVRLQAQFYY, encoded by the coding sequence ATGCGGAAAAAGATTTTTTTATCGATGGCCCTGCTAACCGTCAGCGTCGGGTTGACCGCACAGGGTGAAGCCAAGAGCATCGAGGAGATTCTCAAGGAAAAAGGGGTCATCACCGTCGAGGAATACCAGGAGGCCGTCACCCAGAAACCGGACGTCGCCTACGTACCGGGGAAAGGATTCACGGCGGCAACGGCCGACGGCAAGTACAAGCTCCATATCGGCGGCTATGCCCAGTTGCTCTACAAATACACGGATGTCGACAGCAACGCTGCGGACGACAAGAGCGATTTCAACATCCGCCGCTTCAAGCTGCAGATCGCGGGGAACGTCGTCAGCAAGGACTTCGGCTACAAGTTCCAGGGCGACATGAAGAACGGCTTTACGACCGAGGATGCCTTCATCAACTACAAATTCGCAGCGCCTCTCACCGTACAGGTCGGCCAGTTCAAGCCGGCCCAGGCCCGCCAGGAGCTGACCAGCGCCGCCAAGCAGCTCTTCCCCGAGCGCTCCCTGGCCAACGACACCTTCAACCTCGGCCGCGACCTCGGAGTGCAGGCCGCCGGCAGCTTCGCCGGTAAAATCGTCGAGTACCGCCTCGGCCTCTTCAACGGCAACGGCCCCAATACCGCCAACCCCGACGACCGCCACATGGTGACCGGCCGCCTCGACCTCAACCCCTTGGGCGCCTACGCAATGGACGAGGCCGGCTGGACGAGCGACAAGCCGCTCCTGAACATCGGCGGCTCCTTTGCCTGGAACAAGATCGGCGGCGGCGATGTCGGCAGCGGGTTTTCCAAGGACAACGACGTGATGGACGTGGCGCTGAATCTCGATGATGCCGCAACGGCGGCCGCTTTCACCGCGAACTACGGCAGCGACCTGACCTGGCTGCTGTGGACTGCCAACGTCAACGCTGCCTGGATGGGCGCCACCCTCGCCGGCGAATACTACGCCCTCAACGCCGATCCGTCCCTCGGCAGCGACTGGGACGCCGACGGCTACTATGTGCAGGCCGGGTACCAGGTGATCCCCCAGACACTGGAGCTGGCGGCGCGTTATTCGGCGGTCGAATCGACCGACACCCAGGCCTCGGCCAAATTCGACAAGGCCGAGACCCAGTTCGGCGTCAACTATTACTTCGCCAAACACGCCGCCAAGGTGCAGGCCGACTACACCCTGGTCAGTGACGACTGGAATGCCGACAAGGACGACAACATCGTCCGCCTGCAGGCGCAGTTTTACTATTAA
- a CDS encoding GAF domain-containing sensor histidine kinase gives MNDREKLLEQLTGVDSSKLNYYVELKKRNQEVLKQNSRLQILHQLSRDINLDMSVGDILERAFTKLPQTLPCDFLGLVTVKDGVLSLKASMPRNFCKIDDFPAHSPSLKVIRDKRGGIFNLGPEDLLHVRHNPGNPGPLRALAVVPMFKRDEVIGALIVASLSDGAYLREDLSFVQHLADQLSISILNARLYKEVSRAKKEWEETFKAVTDPIFLIDTDYNVLLHNDRLPPEMSAQWNKVLSSKCFAKLHDRDRPCTSCPLEDVRRSGKPVYRRWQTEGGILLDLSYYPVFNEEKQLSAVTIIFKDVTEKTKMEAQLVHSAKLAAIGEMAAGVAHELNSPMTVIIGTAQMLVRDFPGEVDRDKIEALEDIINCGLRCKRIIQNLLTFSRQDELPTSEIDLNEEVERVLSLIRYQINRSQVEIIPHLDPDLPKINANGPQIQQVLTNFLVNARDALDDGGRPEKIIQVTTALRRRDKKTWIVLSVRDNGTGIAPEALPKIFTPFFTSKEATKGTGLGLSVSLGIAESHGGTIEVDSIPGEGSTFSLLLPLEQL, from the coding sequence TTGAACGACAGGGAAAAGCTTCTCGAACAGCTGACCGGGGTCGATTCGTCGAAGCTCAACTACTACGTCGAGCTCAAGAAGCGCAACCAGGAGGTTCTCAAGCAGAACAGCCGCCTGCAGATCCTCCACCAGCTCTCCCGCGACATCAACCTCGACATGTCGGTGGGCGATATCCTCGAGCGGGCCTTCACCAAACTGCCGCAGACGCTCCCCTGCGATTTTCTCGGCCTGGTGACGGTGAAGGACGGAGTCCTTTCTCTCAAGGCGTCGATGCCCCGGAATTTCTGCAAGATCGACGATTTTCCCGCCCACTCCCCTTCCCTCAAGGTCATCCGCGATAAAAGAGGGGGGATTTTCAATCTGGGCCCGGAAGATCTCCTCCACGTCCGGCACAACCCCGGTAACCCCGGACCCCTCCGGGCGCTGGCGGTCGTCCCGATGTTCAAGCGCGACGAGGTGATCGGCGCCCTGATCGTCGCCAGCCTCAGCGACGGCGCTTATCTCCGGGAGGACCTGAGCTTCGTCCAGCACCTGGCCGACCAGCTCTCCATCAGCATCCTCAACGCCCGTCTCTACAAGGAGGTTTCCCGGGCCAAGAAGGAGTGGGAAGAGACCTTCAAGGCGGTCACCGACCCGATCTTTCTCATCGACACCGACTACAACGTCCTGCTGCACAACGACCGCCTGCCACCGGAGATGAGCGCCCAGTGGAACAAGGTCCTGAGCAGCAAGTGCTTCGCCAAACTCCATGACCGGGACAGGCCGTGCACCTCCTGCCCCCTCGAGGACGTCCGGCGCAGCGGCAAGCCGGTCTACCGGCGCTGGCAGACGGAAGGGGGGATTCTCCTCGACCTCTCCTATTACCCGGTCTTCAACGAAGAGAAACAGCTCTCGGCGGTGACCATCATCTTCAAGGATGTCACCGAGAAGACCAAGATGGAGGCGCAGCTCGTCCACTCGGCGAAGCTGGCCGCCATCGGCGAGATGGCCGCCGGCGTCGCCCACGAGCTCAACAGCCCGATGACGGTGATCATCGGCACCGCCCAGATGCTGGTCCGCGACTTCCCCGGCGAGGTGGACCGGGACAAGATCGAGGCCCTGGAGGACATCATCAACTGCGGGCTGCGCTGCAAGAGGATCATCCAGAACCTTTTGACCTTCTCCCGCCAGGACGAGCTGCCGACCAGCGAAATCGACCTCAACGAAGAGGTGGAGCGGGTCCTCTCCTTGATCCGCTATCAGATCAACCGCAGCCAGGTCGAGATCATTCCCCATCTCGACCCCGACCTCCCGAAGATCAACGCCAACGGCCCGCAGATCCAGCAGGTGCTGACCAACTTTCTCGTCAACGCCCGGGATGCCCTTGACGACGGCGGGCGCCCGGAGAAGATCATTCAGGTCACCACAGCCCTGCGCCGCCGGGACAAAAAGACCTGGATCGTCCTTTCCGTCCGCGACAACGGCACCGGAATCGCACCGGAAGCGCTCCCCAAGATCTTCACCCCCTTCTTCACCAGCAAGGAGGCGACCAAGGGGACAGGGCTCGGCCTTTCGGTGAGCCTGGGGATCGCCGAATCCCACGGCGGCACCATCGAAGTCGACAGCATCCCCGGGGAGGGGAGCACCTTTTCCCTCCTCCTCCCCCTCGAACAGCTTTAA
- a CDS encoding iron-containing alcohol dehydrogenase has protein sequence MNISKFVTPEIIFGCGSLSQVGESALRLGASKVFLVSDAGVINAGWVDKALFYLKEAGLACETFSALTTNPKDFEVDEGTRRYLASGCDALVAVGGGSPTDVAKAIALLATNGGTLRDYEGINKIVHPLPPMVIVPSTAGAGSEVSQFTIVVDTVRKLKMSIISKSLIPDIAIVDPELLQTKDSLLAAATGLDALTHGIESYVSLAATPLTDIHALKAIELISRNLRRAVADRQDMEANTNMAMASLTAGMAFSNAILGATHAMTHQVDGLIDQHHGETNASILPHVMEFNLDTSPGRFREIALAFGEDVSGLDAAAGATRSIAAVRRLIRDIGLEKGLGQLGLQKEFIPLLSRNTLKDACLVTNPRSATYEDIVAIFHRAM, from the coding sequence GTGAACATCAGCAAATTCGTTACCCCGGAAATCATCTTCGGCTGCGGCTCCCTGAGCCAGGTCGGCGAAAGCGCCCTGCGCCTCGGCGCCTCGAAGGTCTTTCTCGTCAGCGACGCCGGAGTCATCAACGCCGGCTGGGTCGACAAGGCCCTTTTTTACCTCAAGGAAGCCGGACTGGCGTGTGAAACCTTTTCGGCCCTGACCACCAACCCCAAGGATTTCGAGGTGGACGAGGGAACCCGGCGCTACCTCGCCTCGGGATGCGACGCTCTCGTCGCCGTCGGCGGCGGCAGCCCCACGGACGTCGCCAAGGCCATCGCTCTGCTGGCCACCAACGGCGGGACGTTGCGGGATTACGAGGGAATCAACAAGATCGTCCATCCCCTGCCGCCGATGGTCATCGTCCCGAGCACCGCCGGAGCCGGTTCGGAGGTCAGCCAGTTCACCATCGTCGTCGACACCGTCCGCAAGCTGAAGATGTCCATCATCTCCAAATCGCTGATTCCCGATATCGCCATCGTCGACCCGGAGCTTCTGCAGACCAAGGACAGCCTGCTGGCGGCGGCCACCGGCCTCGACGCCCTGACCCACGGCATCGAATCCTACGTCTCCCTGGCGGCGACCCCCCTGACCGACATTCACGCCCTCAAGGCCATCGAACTGATCTCCCGGAACCTGCGCCGGGCGGTCGCCGACCGCCAGGACATGGAGGCCAACACCAACATGGCGATGGCCAGCCTCACCGCCGGCATGGCCTTCTCCAACGCCATCCTCGGGGCCACCCACGCCATGACCCACCAGGTCGACGGCCTCATCGATCAGCACCACGGCGAGACCAACGCCTCGATCCTCCCCCATGTCATGGAATTCAATCTCGACACCTCGCCGGGACGCTTCCGGGAGATCGCCCTGGCCTTCGGCGAGGACGTCTCCGGCCTCGATGCGGCCGCCGGGGCCACCCGCTCCATCGCCGCGGTCCGGCGCCTGATCCGGGACATCGGCCTGGAAAAAGGTCTAGGCCAGCTCGGTCTGCAGAAGGAATTCATCCCCCTGCTCAGCCGCAACACACTCAAGGACGCCTGCCTGGTGACCAACCCGCGCAGCGCCACCTACGAGGACATCGTCGCCATCTTTCACCGGGCGATGTGA
- the glp gene encoding gephyrin-like molybdotransferase Glp translates to MIGFEEARRLILENVPTLGIERVPLLDAAGRVLAEALKAPWEMPLCDNSAMDGFAVRAADCASVPTTLRITGYIPAGGLPELAVEPGCAIKIMTGAPIPPGCDAVVPVEETEESEGTVRILETVEPRQHIRFRGEDVAAGDLVIPAATLIRPPEISMLASNGMAMVPVHRRARVAILSTGDELVELGRTPSSGSIINSNAYSLAAAVRECGAEPVLLGIARDNHADHRRLLAEGLNCDALITSAGVSAGDRDLVREVLAELGVEQLFWKVAIKPGGPTAFGIRESTPVFSLPGNPVSTMITFDQFVRPALLRMMGHRRVIRPYVKATLKEDVRKKPGKVNFLRVQVVVEKGRYVASTSGDQHTGILRTMVNANGLAVLPREASFLPAGSEVDLQLLRDEVAMLEK, encoded by the coding sequence ATGATCGGATTCGAAGAAGCACGCAGATTGATTCTGGAAAACGTCCCCACCCTCGGCATCGAGCGGGTCCCCCTTCTCGACGCCGCCGGCCGTGTTCTCGCCGAGGCGCTCAAGGCCCCCTGGGAGATGCCCCTGTGCGACAATTCGGCCATGGACGGCTTTGCCGTGCGGGCCGCAGACTGCGCCTCCGTTCCGACGACCCTGCGCATCACCGGCTATATTCCCGCCGGCGGTCTTCCCGAACTCGCCGTAGAGCCCGGGTGCGCCATAAAGATCATGACCGGCGCGCCGATTCCCCCCGGCTGCGACGCCGTCGTCCCGGTAGAGGAGACGGAGGAGTCCGAAGGGACGGTGCGCATCCTCGAAACGGTCGAACCCCGCCAGCACATCCGCTTTCGCGGCGAAGACGTGGCCGCAGGAGACCTGGTCATCCCGGCGGCGACGCTCATCCGCCCTCCGGAAATCAGCATGCTCGCCTCCAACGGGATGGCGATGGTGCCGGTGCACCGGCGGGCCCGGGTGGCCATCCTCTCCACGGGGGACGAGCTGGTCGAACTCGGCCGGACGCCGTCGTCCGGGAGCATCATCAACTCCAACGCCTACTCCCTCGCCGCGGCGGTGCGCGAATGCGGAGCCGAGCCGGTCCTTCTCGGGATCGCCCGGGACAACCATGCCGACCACCGCCGGCTCCTTGCCGAAGGCCTCAACTGCGACGCCCTCATCACCTCGGCCGGGGTCTCGGCCGGCGACCGCGATCTGGTGCGGGAGGTCCTGGCCGAGCTCGGCGTCGAACAGCTCTTCTGGAAGGTGGCCATCAAGCCGGGGGGGCCGACGGCCTTCGGAATCAGGGAGAGCACCCCCGTCTTTTCCCTCCCGGGGAACCCGGTCTCCACCATGATTACCTTCGATCAATTCGTCCGCCCGGCCCTGCTGCGGATGATGGGGCACCGCCGGGTCATCCGCCCCTACGTCAAGGCGACCCTGAAGGAGGACGTGCGGAAAAAACCGGGGAAAGTCAACTTCCTGCGGGTGCAGGTCGTGGTCGAGAAGGGGCGCTACGTCGCCTCCACCTCCGGCGATCAGCACACCGGCATCCTGCGGACGATGGTCAACGCCAACGGTCTGGCCGTCCTCCCCCGGGAGGCCTCCTTTCTTCCCGCCGGCTCGGAAGTCGACCTGCAGCTCCTCCGGGACGAAGTGGCGATGCTGGAGAAATAA
- a CDS encoding iron-containing alcohol dehydrogenase, whose product MALADQTYGFFIPTVSLMGVGSSKEAGEQVKSLGAKKALLVTDKGITAMGMAAQIKEQVEKSGVAVIIFDGAEPNPTDKNVADGLKVYQDNKCDSIISLGGGSSHDCAKGIGMVATNGGNIRDCEGVNKTTKPMPPFVAINTTAGTASEMTRFCIITNTDTKVKMAIVDWRCTPNVAINDPVLMVGKPAALTAATGMDALTHAVEAYVSTIATPITDACAIKAIELVAEYLRPAVANGKNLEARDKMAYAEYLAGMAFNNASLGYVHAMAHQLGGFYNLPHGVCNAILLPAVCEFNMISNPKRFADIAVAMGENIDGLSAVDAAAKGIAAIRKLSGDIGIPAGLTNLNVKETDLRIMAENAMKDACMLTNPRTATLDCVIGIYKAAM is encoded by the coding sequence ATGGCACTCGCAGATCAGACGTACGGCTTCTTCATCCCCACCGTTTCTCTCATGGGCGTCGGCTCTTCCAAGGAAGCCGGCGAGCAGGTCAAATCCCTCGGCGCCAAGAAGGCCCTGCTGGTCACCGACAAGGGGATCACCGCCATGGGGATGGCCGCTCAGATCAAGGAGCAGGTGGAAAAATCCGGCGTGGCCGTCATCATCTTCGACGGCGCCGAGCCCAACCCCACGGACAAGAACGTGGCTGACGGCCTGAAGGTTTACCAGGACAACAAGTGCGACTCGATCATTTCCCTCGGCGGCGGCTCCTCCCACGACTGCGCCAAGGGGATCGGCATGGTCGCCACCAACGGCGGCAATATCCGCGACTGCGAAGGGGTCAACAAGACCACCAAGCCGATGCCTCCCTTCGTCGCCATCAACACCACCGCCGGCACCGCCTCGGAAATGACCCGCTTCTGCATCATCACCAACACCGACACCAAGGTGAAGATGGCCATCGTCGACTGGCGCTGCACCCCGAACGTCGCCATCAACGATCCCGTTCTGATGGTCGGGAAACCGGCGGCGCTGACCGCCGCCACCGGCATGGACGCCCTGACCCACGCCGTCGAGGCCTACGTCTCCACCATCGCCACCCCGATCACCGACGCCTGCGCCATCAAGGCCATCGAACTGGTCGCCGAGTACCTCCGTCCCGCCGTGGCCAACGGCAAGAACCTCGAGGCCCGCGACAAAATGGCCTATGCCGAGTACCTCGCCGGCATGGCTTTCAATAACGCCTCCCTCGGCTACGTACACGCCATGGCGCACCAGCTCGGCGGCTTCTACAACCTCCCCCACGGCGTCTGCAACGCCATCCTCCTTCCGGCCGTCTGCGAGTTCAACATGATCTCCAATCCCAAGCGCTTCGCCGACATCGCCGTCGCCATGGGTGAGAACATCGACGGCCTCTCCGCCGTCGACGCCGCCGCCAAGGGGATCGCCGCCATCCGCAAACTCTCCGGCGACATCGGGATTCCGGCCGGTCTCACCAACCTCAACGTCAAGGAGACCGACCTGCGCATCATGGCCGAGAACGCCATGAAGGACGCCTGCATGCTCACCAACCCCCGCACCGCCACCCTCGACTGCGTCATCGGCATCTACAAGGCCGCCATGTAA
- a CDS encoding sigma-54-dependent transcriptional regulator → MSQIRILIIDDEADVCTFFRRLLTRKGYQVVTAVNQVQALQALDEHSFNVALVDMKLPDTDGLTLLQTIKSRQPPCEVIIMTGYSTVKSAVTAIQLGAYEYLEKPFDQIEAIEELVEKAATFGQGPATEEEWSAVAQRVGFLVGSSLTMRRLVSLAYKIARKNINVVIQGKTGTGKEVLARFIHAASGRAGQSFLPVNCGALPENLLESELFGHERGAFTGASQTRRGIFELAHRGTLFLDEIGDASPLIQVKLLRVLETGEFMRVGGEKTITSDVRVIAATNVDLEEAIREKTFREDLYYRLNVVRLEIPPLRSRTEDIPLLAEHYVQQLNPDLRLSPGTMRLMKEYAWPGNIRELVNVIRRAVVLCPGDTILPKHLGSALFSGGDGTPEIPAATEKAGVPAASMESFWAHYGKEEVLEQMSAGELQQMLHSLHGLESGLLTVMRRRGLCSPSSGGLKESEVEMIRRALDLNHWNITEAARSLGIARNTLHRKIKAFNLRNG, encoded by the coding sequence GTGTCGCAAATCCGCATCCTGATCATCGACGACGAGGCCGATGTCTGCACCTTCTTCCGCCGCCTCCTGACCCGCAAAGGATACCAGGTGGTCACCGCGGTCAACCAGGTGCAGGCGCTGCAGGCCCTCGATGAACACAGCTTCAACGTCGCCCTGGTCGACATGAAACTCCCCGACACCGACGGCCTGACGTTGCTGCAGACCATCAAGTCCCGGCAGCCGCCCTGCGAAGTCATCATCATGACCGGCTACAGCACGGTAAAGAGCGCGGTCACCGCCATCCAGCTCGGCGCCTACGAATATCTTGAAAAACCCTTCGACCAGATCGAGGCCATCGAGGAACTGGTGGAAAAGGCCGCAACCTTCGGCCAGGGGCCAGCCACCGAGGAGGAATGGAGCGCCGTCGCCCAGAGAGTCGGCTTTCTGGTCGGTTCTTCGCTGACCATGCGGCGCCTGGTCTCCCTGGCCTACAAGATCGCCCGCAAAAACATCAATGTCGTCATCCAGGGGAAGACCGGCACCGGCAAGGAAGTGCTGGCGCGCTTCATTCATGCCGCCTCCGGCCGCGCCGGCCAGTCGTTCCTCCCGGTGAACTGCGGGGCCCTGCCGGAGAACCTGCTGGAGAGCGAGCTCTTCGGCCATGAGCGCGGCGCCTTCACCGGCGCCAGCCAGACCCGGCGCGGCATCTTCGAGCTGGCGCACCGCGGCACCCTCTTTCTCGACGAAATCGGCGACGCCAGCCCGCTGATCCAGGTCAAGCTCCTGCGGGTCCTGGAAACCGGCGAATTCATGCGCGTCGGCGGAGAGAAAACCATCACCTCCGACGTCCGGGTGATCGCCGCGACCAACGTCGACCTCGAAGAGGCGATCCGCGAAAAAACCTTCCGCGAGGATCTCTACTACCGCCTCAATGTGGTGCGCCTCGAGATCCCGCCGCTGCGCAGCCGCACCGAGGACATCCCCCTGCTGGCGGAGCATTACGTGCAGCAGCTCAACCCCGACCTGCGCCTCTCCCCCGGGACGATGCGCCTGATGAAGGAATACGCCTGGCCCGGCAACATCCGCGAGCTGGTCAACGTCATCCGCCGCGCCGTCGTTCTCTGCCCCGGCGACACCATCCTCCCCAAGCACCTCGGCTCCGCCCTCTTCTCCGGCGGCGACGGGACCCCGGAAATCCCGGCGGCGACGGAAAAGGCCGGCGTCCCGGCGGCCTCCATGGAGAGTTTCTGGGCCCATTACGGAAAGGAGGAGGTCCTCGAGCAGATGAGCGCCGGCGAACTGCAGCAGATGCTCCACTCCCTCCACGGCCTGGAGAGCGGTCTGCTGACGGTGATGCGCCGGCGCGGCCTCTGCTCCCCCTCGAGCGGCGGCCTCAAGGAGAGCGAAGTGGAGATGATCCGCCGGGCCCTCGACCTCAATCACTGGAACATCACCGAGGCCGCCCGCTCCCTGGGGATCGCCCGCAACACGCTGCATCGGAAGATCAAGGCGTTTAATTTGCGCAATGGGTGA